The following coding sequences lie in one Myxococcus xanthus genomic window:
- a CDS encoding ATP-binding protein, whose translation MNAVGGTQASEQLQAPVHGRATGLMPVDSPDVLRVDVAEVVGGAVELLSVTRRLRGVQVSLELPEEPVPANVSHRRLQQVLLLLLAHAADASNGQGVRVMVDSADDFGDLPPRFQVQVAGASLSSRELQAVFLSPMLVGPLHRKLARARELTESMGGTLEVASSAASGITVTVELPAPGMSSW comes from the coding sequence GTGAACGCTGTGGGAGGGACGCAGGCTTCGGAGCAACTCCAAGCGCCTGTTCACGGCCGCGCCACGGGCCTGATGCCGGTGGACTCGCCAGACGTACTCCGAGTGGATGTCGCGGAGGTCGTTGGCGGTGCGGTGGAGCTCCTCTCAGTCACGCGCCGCTTGCGAGGAGTGCAGGTTTCCCTGGAGCTTCCTGAGGAGCCGGTCCCCGCTAATGTTAGTCACCGGCGGCTGCAGCAGGTGCTGCTGCTGTTGCTGGCGCACGCGGCGGATGCATCGAACGGGCAGGGCGTTCGCGTGATGGTGGATTCCGCTGATGACTTCGGGGACCTGCCGCCCCGCTTCCAGGTCCAGGTCGCGGGGGCGTCGCTGTCCTCGCGGGAACTCCAGGCTGTCTTCCTGTCGCCCATGTTGGTGGGGCCGCTGCACCGCAAGCTGGCCCGGGCCCGGGAGCTGACGGAGTCCATGGGTGGCACCTTGGAGGTGGCCAGCAGCGCGGCCTCCGGCATCACCGTGACGGTGGAGCTGCCCGCGCCGGGGATGTCCAGCTGGTAG